A genomic region of Prosthecobacter algae contains the following coding sequences:
- a CDS encoding Spy/CpxP family protein refolding chaperone, whose product MKRLLFIFLCVASPLIAGPEAWLEAGLLTPEMIASVKPELGLTSDQESKMGVLAKEALAAAEPVEKQVRERERELTRLLRQPTSTAVEAEAALKTLLEAEAEVKHMRLRTLLALRDVLTPEQQEKAVKLTPGRRAKNSNVEARMKEKAQRLKTAVESLGVPPTQAMQERGEAIVALVRGGDYGAADQALDQLTADSGLDQAEKVTAPDFSQFSPGDIDLTVLKQRYTDVEVAAQRVVSIPLVRQLIEGKKALEAAKLAEDAEQVGRILTWAEELLKK is encoded by the coding sequence ATGAAACGTCTGCTCTTCATTTTTCTCTGTGTTGCCTCGCCCCTCATCGCCGGGCCAGAAGCCTGGCTGGAGGCGGGGCTTTTAACGCCGGAAATGATCGCTTCCGTGAAGCCTGAACTTGGCCTAACAAGTGATCAGGAGTCTAAAATGGGTGTTTTAGCAAAGGAGGCTCTGGCCGCAGCCGAGCCTGTAGAAAAACAAGTGCGGGAGCGCGAACGGGAACTCACTCGCCTGTTGCGCCAGCCCACCTCCACCGCGGTAGAGGCAGAAGCTGCCCTGAAAACCTTGCTCGAAGCTGAGGCAGAGGTGAAACATATGCGCCTGCGCACCCTGCTGGCTTTGCGCGATGTGCTGACTCCTGAACAGCAGGAAAAGGCGGTGAAGCTGACACCTGGCCGACGGGCAAAAAACAGCAATGTGGAAGCCCGCATGAAAGAAAAGGCTCAGCGCCTCAAGACTGCTGTCGAGTCCCTGGGCGTACCGCCTACGCAGGCCATGCAGGAGCGTGGTGAGGCCATTGTGGCCCTTGTGCGAGGCGGCGACTATGGGGCCGCAGATCAGGCGCTGGATCAGCTCACCGCAGACAGCGGCCTTGATCAAGCTGAGAAGGTGACAGCCCCCGATTTCAGCCAGTTTTCACCCGGTGACATCGATTTGACCGTGCTGAAACAACGCTACACTGATGTCGAAGTGGCTGCCCAAAGGGTGGTTTCCATTCCTTTGGTTCGGCAATTGATCGAAGGCAAGAAAGCCCTCGAAGCTGCCAAACTTGCCGAAGATGCGGAGCAGGTGGGCCGCATCCTCACCTGGGCTGAAGAGTTGCTGAAAAAGTAA
- a CDS encoding HAMP domain-containing sensor histidine kinase encodes MFSKLWPERLPSPWRLALLMGLIVIVNILLILTFVRIAVSQDMRLVDRSRVTDDLIEYSVLYTNGGLNGMKKVFHASQHIDWNALRLTTAYGKVIHEEIPAEMKGFPWPEQTVKFLLEAGDMDLMEISSPDQPLRLHLGAIRLWDGNTLWFGRSDIQARRHLANIERHLWFAGLTAALISFLPVVWYMHDVLRPIQSFIVSAERMRVPGSNTRLRAPGAIPELKALANVVNTGLDQIRALTRELQSTNDFLAHELRTPLARVRGNLEHFHDQTDNEMAREAAARSLEEIDRATQLVQTLLTIRAGDHVALRLHRQVTSLDGLLSSLVELFIPAAEDRRLTLTLGTGLSLTLNVDRELLTQAVSNLLDNALAYTHAGGEVKVSWMGEGTGAVITVEDTGPGLHPEELEVIWDRYVRGSAARPKTSGMGLGLSLVRSIAMAHGGNAGGQNREGGGATFWIYIPGA; translated from the coding sequence ATGTTTTCAAAACTCTGGCCTGAGAGACTTCCTTCACCTTGGCGGCTGGCGCTGCTGATGGGGCTGATTGTCATCGTCAACATCCTGCTGATCCTGACCTTTGTCCGGATCGCCGTCAGCCAGGACATGCGTCTGGTGGATCGCAGCCGGGTCACGGATGACCTCATCGAATATTCGGTTCTTTACACGAATGGCGGGCTCAATGGCATGAAGAAGGTCTTTCATGCCAGCCAGCACATCGACTGGAATGCCCTGCGTCTCACCACCGCCTACGGGAAGGTCATTCATGAAGAGATCCCGGCAGAGATGAAGGGCTTTCCCTGGCCGGAGCAAACGGTGAAGTTCCTGCTGGAGGCTGGCGATATGGACCTCATGGAAATCAGCAGTCCAGATCAGCCTCTGCGTCTGCATCTGGGGGCGATCCGCCTGTGGGATGGCAACACGCTTTGGTTTGGGCGCAGCGATATCCAGGCGCGCCGCCATCTGGCGAACATTGAGAGGCACCTCTGGTTCGCCGGGCTGACGGCGGCGCTCATCTCCTTCCTTCCGGTCGTCTGGTACATGCATGATGTGCTGCGCCCCATCCAGTCCTTCATCGTCAGTGCCGAGCGCATGCGGGTTCCGGGCAGCAACACACGCCTTCGTGCGCCGGGTGCCATCCCTGAATTGAAAGCCCTCGCGAATGTGGTGAACACTGGGTTGGACCAGATCCGCGCACTGACACGGGAACTCCAGTCCACCAATGATTTCCTCGCTCACGAACTGCGCACACCACTGGCCCGCGTGCGCGGAAACCTGGAACATTTTCACGATCAGACCGACAATGAAATGGCGCGTGAGGCCGCTGCCCGCAGCTTGGAGGAAATTGACCGCGCCACTCAACTGGTGCAGACGCTCCTCACCATTCGCGCAGGGGATCATGTGGCTCTTCGTCTGCATCGTCAGGTTACCTCACTGGATGGCCTTCTTAGCAGTCTGGTGGAACTTTTCATTCCAGCGGCTGAGGACCGGCGTCTCACGCTGACCCTCGGCACAGGTCTCAGCCTCACCCTGAATGTGGACCGTGAGCTGCTGACGCAGGCCGTCTCCAATCTGCTGGACAATGCCCTCGCTTACACCCATGCGGGCGGTGAGGTGAAGGTGAGCTGGATGGGCGAAGGCACTGGTGCGGTCATTACGGTGGAGGATACTGGCCCCGGGCTACACCCCGAGGAACTGGAGGTCATCTGGGATCGTTACGTGCGCGGCAGTGCCGCCCGGCCCAAGACCTCCGGCATGGGCCTGGGACTCAGCCTCGTGCGCTCCATCGCCATGGCTCATGGCGGCAATGCTGGCGGGCAGAACCGCGAAGGCGGCGGTGCCACGTTTTGGATTTACATTCCAGGCGCTTGA
- a CDS encoding phosphodiester glycosidase family protein — MRSSSLGSGAQFYEFTARSAEGKAELSVVIFDSQRCSLRVLDQPTEYAGGHVLASIMRQAGAIAGVNGGFFHPNFSTLGLMIADGRTTGQFMRSSLVSGAMVVIGQEPYLVWNSEFLGEKGVTQMVQAGPRLVDAGQPLPSLNRTKYAARSFIATDGQRLWALGTVRSTTLAGLGELLASDSLLPDMQVQRALNLDGGRSTALYVRQTDGQEINRPGWSTVRNYLAVVPK, encoded by the coding sequence GTGCGCAGCAGTTCTTTGGGATCGGGGGCGCAGTTTTATGAATTCACCGCTCGCAGTGCCGAAGGCAAGGCTGAGTTGAGTGTGGTGATTTTTGACAGTCAGCGCTGCTCGCTACGGGTACTGGACCAGCCCACGGAATACGCAGGGGGCCACGTTCTGGCGTCTATCATGCGCCAAGCGGGGGCTATCGCGGGAGTGAACGGAGGCTTTTTCCACCCCAACTTCTCTACGTTGGGCCTGATGATAGCCGATGGGCGCACGACTGGCCAGTTCATGCGCAGCAGCCTCGTTTCAGGGGCGATGGTCGTCATTGGGCAGGAACCTTATCTCGTGTGGAATTCCGAGTTTTTAGGCGAAAAAGGCGTAACTCAGATGGTGCAGGCGGGACCGCGACTGGTGGATGCGGGCCAGCCTTTGCCCTCGCTAAATCGCACCAAGTACGCGGCCCGCAGCTTCATCGCCACAGACGGTCAGCGCCTTTGGGCCCTGGGCACCGTCCGCAGCACCACTTTGGCGGGATTGGGAGAACTTCTGGCCAGTGATAGCCTGCTCCCCGACATGCAGGTTCAGAGAGCGCTGAACCTGGATGGAGGCCGCTCCACCGCGCTCTACGTCCGGCAGACAGATGGCCAGGAAATCAACCGCCCCGGCTGGAGCACCGTACGCAATTACTTAGCAGTGGTGCCGAAGTGA
- a CDS encoding GNAT family N-acetyltransferase, with translation MPPEFTLRPATQADCDAVRALVFSVLADYALQVDPETTDADLFDLEGHYAKRGGCFDVVTNTEGRVIGSVGLQPQEPGICELRKMYLHPQYRGLGIGKALLQHALSRATALGFSEVRLETAAVLKEAVRMYEKAGFQRYEPEHCAARCDAAYRLRL, from the coding sequence ATGCCTCCAGAGTTTACACTTCGCCCTGCCACCCAAGCCGATTGCGATGCCGTCCGAGCACTCGTTTTCAGCGTCCTTGCAGACTATGCCTTGCAAGTGGACCCCGAGACGACGGACGCCGATCTCTTTGACCTGGAAGGCCATTATGCAAAGCGCGGCGGCTGCTTTGATGTGGTGACCAATACAGAAGGCCGAGTCATCGGCAGCGTGGGCCTGCAGCCGCAGGAACCCGGCATCTGCGAGCTGCGCAAAATGTACCTGCATCCGCAGTATCGCGGGCTGGGCATTGGCAAGGCCTTGCTGCAGCATGCTCTGTCACGTGCCACCGCCCTCGGATTTAGTGAAGTGCGGCTGGAGACGGCAGCGGTGCTGAAGGAGGCCGTGCGCATGTATGAAAAGGCGGGCTTTCAACGCTATGAACCCGAGCACTGTGCCGCCCGCTGCGATGCGGCCTACAGGCTGCGGCTATAA
- the rdgB gene encoding RdgB/HAM1 family non-canonical purine NTP pyrophosphatase, which produces MPELLLATSNAHKTQEVSAMLGTEWQVQDFHSHPGVTQPEETGSTFEANAIIKAQAGSRACPGMLVLADDSGLEVDILNKEPGVRSARYAGEDASDADNRKFLKDRLRRVSTNPGQFFSARFRCCLALIRDGQVLHVTHGTIEGHVSTIERGRGGFGYDAMFTPQGYNQTFGELPAETKNQLSHRAHALESMQKWLKSSPEALIVNAHIALPG; this is translated from the coding sequence ATGCCTGAACTGTTACTTGCCACTTCGAATGCCCATAAAACTCAAGAGGTTTCCGCCATGCTCGGAACCGAATGGCAGGTTCAAGACTTTCACTCCCATCCTGGTGTTACGCAGCCAGAAGAAACAGGCAGTACTTTCGAAGCAAACGCGATCATCAAAGCCCAGGCAGGTAGCCGAGCATGCCCAGGCATGCTGGTCTTGGCGGATGACTCTGGCCTCGAAGTAGACATTTTGAATAAGGAGCCAGGTGTTCGTTCTGCTCGGTATGCAGGGGAAGACGCCAGTGATGCTGACAACCGGAAATTTCTCAAGGACCGGCTCCGCCGAGTGAGCACCAATCCAGGCCAGTTTTTCTCGGCTCGATTCCGCTGCTGTCTGGCCCTTATCCGAGATGGTCAAGTGCTGCACGTCACACATGGGACGATCGAAGGCCACGTCAGCACCATTGAGCGCGGCCGCGGGGGGTTCGGCTATGATGCCATGTTCACGCCGCAAGGTTACAATCAAACCTTTGGAGAACTGCCCGCAGAGACTAAAAATCAGCTCAGCCATCGTGCTCATGCCTTGGAGTCCATGCAAAAATGGCTAAAAAGCAGCCCCGAAGCTCTCATTGTGAATGCCCATATTGCCCTCCCGGGTTGA
- a CDS encoding beta strand repeat-containing protein, with protein MKASSPLPLFFGLLMFACGPLPAQLTWDADTVTTGVQNGNGNWNLTNTNWWNGSSNAVWDNAGSTIAAFGTSATKTGGTVAVEGTVKVGGMVFNPFSTSTIQDLPVTSAYTIAGGTIQFANNAIIEAANNTSSGSSGVLFINLNSVLVGNGLTLQRKDETRINAFQYIRFSTASPNLTGVLNVNSRSSINGIFLLLAGSNTVSGMERIVVQSGSVLAAGGTGNIYNVPMTIAGNGQGNGAIRVDSSNMQFNGQITLSEEAALYTNRSILNTVINAAITDGGGNFGFQRFSTSTDSVVTLNGTSTYGGATIIGRSGATAAGITILNFAAPAAPQADMLYSGLATPGSLSLIGGTTAPSVFILQGKDFTDNTQRFGDLAVSAARSNLVLNPGFGGSMKISIGNVVRTSPGSLTLTTSQPDVVSTTMADGFLGPWSAVVNTTGHGAWMQVSGGKLTSFQGSSNYATAGLLSSSGVTADVAIHAGSTGNVLGGTGTYQINTLSMNDATSARTVDIGTGNVLRLGTTGGIQVTRDAMSLDVGVVGSAGALRAGTGTGQLWLSNLSRSGTLTVNSVIENNGANVLSLYFNGTGKTVLTGANTFTGATQIGSGVVEISHPNALGTILGNTTVLADATLRLTGGISVDEPIVLNGLGFNGTGALVNTSGNNEITRAVTASQPMRINSESGTLLFRAVNGTTEAITAAGSAVTTTFGGSGDITIQGRLNPGTNVVFKDGGGTLTFAGTQVFTGAITPTAGTVHLDFSAATSPTTNILYNGVAAAALSLTNSTLKLTGKSGAVNAQTHGNLTTTGYANIQLNTNGATSLTATFGTLTRSFASLLGLDLPSGGSVLTTTGSNNTLLTNNGRAFAFIRDSVNGDEWAATGVLAGGTRPIVKLSSISGYTASTASTLSGNADITAGIPTTTLAANATADSLRFAQPQATLITDGDATTTLTTGAILISSTVGTNTTRIETNILRPSPAIAAISPELNIIQNNTDAPLIITSAISNSLNTSAAAVPTFVTKAGPGLLILSGVNTFTGSLRVYEGAVQISGGDLSTSSELLIGTGARSARVILGSGSTASTLGSVDYVQAVGTGTDNRIVGGATALSRLTLTGSVSIPSDFRTGCLGGPGANENNLELRMAAINGLIMLGAENTYAGRTIISRGIIQVEKLANIGEVSSLGTGNANATAGIITLSDATTSATDSPAVSIIRYVGRTDSVTNRPITITNSDFATDISSTVAVLENIGTGTVKFTAPFTVGGTNTSDRVLRLSGTNTGLNEVVSIPDTSATIITRLEKEGRGTWALTGNSTYTGDTTVTQGTLLANNPLTGSATGLGNVRVSAGATLGGTGRIAPAAGKSILIQGGALNPGLPGITIAAGKLTLETSGLGTLTLDNNATLVLDLISGAGLGNNTTDAAAADQLAIAGLASFGSGSTLRVLNPNQMTAWAANDQWQLFDWAGLSSPVTGSFTSYDLPMLPDGLLWNVDDLFTTGILSITLVPEPGRLSLVALALLGLGLRRRR; from the coding sequence ATGAAAGCTTCATCTCCCCTGCCCCTGTTTTTTGGCCTGCTGATGTTTGCCTGCGGTCCGCTGCCCGCCCAGCTCACCTGGGATGCCGATACAGTGACGACCGGTGTCCAAAATGGCAATGGCAACTGGAATCTGACTAACACCAACTGGTGGAATGGCAGCAGCAACGCTGTCTGGGATAATGCGGGCAGCACCATCGCTGCCTTTGGCACCAGCGCAACGAAGACAGGGGGCACTGTGGCCGTGGAAGGCACGGTGAAGGTGGGCGGCATGGTCTTCAATCCCTTCAGCACCTCCACCATACAGGACCTTCCCGTCACCAGCGCCTACACCATCGCTGGCGGCACGATTCAGTTTGCCAACAACGCCATCATTGAGGCCGCGAACAACACCTCCAGCGGCAGTTCCGGCGTGCTGTTTATCAATCTTAATTCCGTGCTGGTGGGCAATGGCCTCACGCTTCAGCGCAAAGATGAAACACGCATCAATGCCTTTCAATACATTCGCTTTTCCACGGCTAGCCCAAACCTCACCGGTGTACTGAATGTGAACAGCCGCTCCTCCATCAATGGTATCTTCTTGCTCCTGGCAGGTAGCAATACGGTGAGCGGCATGGAGCGCATCGTGGTCCAATCCGGCAGCGTGTTGGCCGCAGGCGGCACAGGGAATATCTACAACGTGCCCATGACCATCGCAGGGAACGGGCAGGGCAATGGAGCCATCCGGGTGGACAGCAGCAACATGCAGTTCAATGGCCAGATCACCCTCAGCGAAGAGGCCGCCCTCTATACCAATCGCAGCATCCTCAACACGGTAATCAATGCAGCCATCACCGATGGCGGCGGCAACTTTGGCTTCCAGCGTTTTTCCACTTCGACGGATAGCGTGGTCACGCTGAATGGCACCAGCACCTACGGCGGTGCCACCATCATCGGCCGCAGTGGAGCCACGGCGGCAGGCATCACCATCTTGAATTTCGCCGCACCAGCCGCACCACAGGCAGACATGCTTTACAGCGGGTTAGCCACTCCCGGCAGCCTCAGCCTTATCGGTGGCACCACGGCCCCCAGCGTCTTCATTCTCCAGGGCAAAGACTTCACTGATAACACCCAGCGTTTTGGGGATCTAGCCGTCTCAGCGGCCCGCTCGAACCTCGTTCTGAATCCAGGTTTCGGCGGCAGCATGAAGATCAGCATCGGCAATGTGGTGCGCACCAGTCCAGGCTCGCTCACGCTCACCACCAGCCAACCGGATGTGGTCAGCACGACCATGGCCGATGGCTTTTTAGGTCCCTGGTCCGCCGTGGTGAATACCACTGGTCACGGTGCCTGGATGCAGGTCTCTGGCGGTAAATTGACGTCCTTTCAGGGCAGTTCAAATTACGCCACCGCAGGCCTGCTTTCCAGCTCAGGGGTCACGGCGGATGTGGCGATCCACGCGGGCTCCACGGGCAACGTTTTGGGCGGCACGGGTACCTATCAAATCAATACCCTGTCCATGAACGATGCGACCTCCGCCCGCACCGTGGACATCGGCACGGGCAATGTTCTGCGCCTGGGCACCACTGGCGGCATCCAGGTCACTCGCGATGCGATGAGCCTGGACGTTGGCGTGGTGGGCAGTGCGGGCGCTTTGAGAGCTGGCACTGGCACCGGCCAACTTTGGCTGAGCAACCTTTCCAGAAGCGGCACCCTCACGGTGAATTCCGTCATCGAAAACAATGGGGCGAATGTGCTGTCTCTGTATTTCAATGGCACGGGCAAAACGGTGCTGACCGGGGCCAACACCTTCACGGGGGCTACACAGATCGGCAGTGGCGTGGTGGAAATCTCCCACCCCAACGCGCTGGGCACCATCCTGGGTAACACCACCGTGTTGGCCGATGCTACACTAAGACTCACGGGCGGGATCAGTGTCGATGAGCCCATCGTCCTCAATGGCCTGGGTTTCAATGGCACGGGCGCACTGGTCAATACCAGTGGCAACAATGAAATCACCCGCGCCGTGACGGCCAGTCAACCAATGCGCATCAACAGTGAGTCAGGGACGCTGCTTTTCAGAGCGGTCAATGGCACCACGGAAGCCATCACGGCGGCTGGCTCTGCAGTCACCACCACCTTTGGGGGCAGTGGTGACATCACCATTCAGGGGCGGCTCAATCCAGGCACCAATGTCGTCTTCAAAGACGGCGGTGGCACCCTGACTTTTGCAGGCACGCAGGTGTTTACTGGGGCCATCACGCCCACGGCAGGCACCGTGCATCTGGACTTTTCTGCCGCCACTTCTCCCACCACCAATATCCTCTACAATGGCGTCGCCGCAGCGGCTTTGAGCCTAACCAATAGCACGCTCAAACTCACGGGCAAATCCGGTGCGGTGAATGCACAAACGCATGGCAACCTCACGACCACAGGCTACGCCAATATCCAACTCAATACCAACGGCGCGACCAGTCTCACAGCCACCTTTGGCACCCTGACACGCAGCTTTGCCAGCCTCCTGGGGCTGGACCTTCCCTCCGGCGGCAGCGTGCTCACCACTACGGGCAGTAACAATACGCTCCTCACCAACAACGGGCGCGCTTTTGCCTTCATCCGCGACAGTGTGAATGGCGACGAATGGGCCGCCACAGGCGTGCTGGCAGGCGGTACGCGCCCGATTGTGAAGCTCTCTTCCATCAGCGGTTACACGGCCTCCACCGCCTCCACACTCAGTGGCAATGCCGACATCACCGCAGGCATCCCCACCACCACCCTGGCGGCCAATGCCACAGCAGACAGTCTCCGTTTCGCCCAGCCGCAGGCCACGCTGATCACCGATGGTGATGCCACCACCACACTCACCACGGGGGCCATCCTCATCTCCAGCACCGTGGGCACGAACACGACGCGGATAGAGACCAACATCCTGCGCCCCAGCCCCGCCATCGCCGCCATCAGCCCGGAGTTGAACATCATTCAAAACAACACCGATGCCCCGCTGATCATTACATCCGCCATCAGCAACAGCCTGAACACCTCCGCCGCAGCGGTGCCCACCTTTGTCACTAAAGCCGGGCCTGGATTGCTGATCCTGAGTGGAGTGAATACCTTCACCGGCAGCCTGCGGGTGTATGAAGGTGCGGTGCAGATCAGCGGCGGGGATTTATCGACTTCGAGCGAGCTGCTCATCGGCACCGGGGCACGCAGCGCTCGGGTCATCCTGGGCAGTGGCAGCACGGCTTCCACCCTCGGCTCGGTGGATTACGTGCAGGCCGTGGGCACTGGCACGGATAACCGCATTGTCGGCGGAGCCACGGCTTTATCCCGGCTGACTCTGACGGGATCGGTCTCCATCCCCAGCGATTTTCGCACTGGATGTCTGGGTGGGCCAGGGGCGAATGAAAACAATCTGGAGCTGCGCATGGCCGCCATCAATGGCCTGATCATGCTGGGAGCCGAAAACACCTATGCGGGCCGCACCATCATCTCACGCGGCATCATCCAGGTAGAAAAGCTGGCGAACATTGGTGAGGTCAGCTCTCTCGGCACAGGCAATGCCAACGCCACGGCAGGCATCATCACACTTTCAGATGCCACCACCAGCGCCACGGATTCCCCTGCTGTGTCCATCATCCGCTATGTGGGCCGCACAGATTCGGTGACGAATCGTCCCATCACCATCACCAACAGTGACTTTGCCACCGACATCTCCTCCACCGTGGCGGTGCTGGAAAATATCGGCACAGGCACCGTCAAATTCACGGCCCCTTTCACCGTCGGCGGCACAAACACTTCAGACCGAGTCCTGCGCCTCAGCGGGACCAACACAGGGCTGAATGAAGTGGTGAGCATCCCAGACACCAGCGCCACCATCATCACCCGCCTGGAGAAAGAAGGCCGTGGCACCTGGGCGCTAACCGGAAACAGCACCTACACCGGCGATACCACCGTGACCCAAGGCACCTTGCTGGCCAACAACCCGCTGACGGGCTCCGCCACGGGACTGGGAAATGTGCGAGTGAGCGCAGGAGCGACGCTGGGCGGCACGGGCCGCATCGCCCCGGCAGCGGGCAAGTCCATCCTCATCCAAGGCGGCGCTTTGAATCCCGGCCTGCCCGGCATCACCATTGCGGCGGGGAAGCTGACTCTCGAAACCTCAGGCCTGGGAACCCTGACCTTGGACAACAACGCCACGCTCGTCTTGGATCTCATCTCTGGTGCTGGACTGGGCAATAACACAACGGACGCAGCAGCGGCGGATCAGCTCGCCATCGCAGGCTTGGCCAGTTTTGGCAGCGGCAGCACTCTGCGCGTGCTGAACCCAAACCAAATGACCGCCTGGGCAGCCAACGATCAGTGGCAGCTATTTGACTGGGCGGGTCTCAGCAGCCCGGTGACAGGTAGCTTTACCTCCTATGACCTACCCATGCTGCCCGATGGCCTGCTATGGAATGTGGACGATCTTTTCACCACCGGCATCCTGTCCATCACCTTGGTGCCAGAGCCGGGGCGACTGAGTCTGGTGGCTCTAGCATTGCTCGGCCTCGGGCTGCGTCGTCGGCGTTGA
- a CDS encoding M42 family metallopeptidase, with the protein MTAASKTFLFDLLSTPSPTGFEVRGQRKWAGYVGKFADRVESDAYGTAWATLDGKGKKPKKIMFEAHADEIGYMVKYISKEGFISVDRVGGSDVATARGRRVDILGDKGTVRGIIGNIAIHIREDRDNEKAPKVHELWIDIGARSAGEVSDAGIRVGHPAVYSDTVEEVGAHRLVGRALDNRIGGFIIAEVIARLSKRKTRLPASVMAVNAVQEEIGGNGAKMAAHRLMPDVAIVLDVTHATDTPNVDVKKHGEVTLGGGPSLTHGSANHPEVVKRLMAVAEEKKMLIQHESSSRFTGTDTDVIFTQQHGIPSALVSLPLRYMHSVVEMADLRDVEQVIDLLVGFAESVTDKDAFRVEL; encoded by the coding sequence ATGACCGCCGCCTCCAAGACTTTTCTTTTTGATCTCCTTTCCACGCCGAGCCCCACGGGTTTTGAAGTGCGCGGCCAGCGCAAGTGGGCGGGGTATGTGGGCAAGTTTGCCGACCGGGTGGAGAGCGATGCTTACGGCACCGCCTGGGCCACGCTGGATGGCAAGGGTAAGAAGCCGAAGAAGATCATGTTTGAAGCTCACGCAGATGAGATCGGCTACATGGTGAAATACATCTCCAAAGAAGGCTTCATCAGCGTGGATCGTGTGGGCGGCAGCGATGTGGCGACGGCACGTGGACGCCGCGTGGACATCCTAGGAGACAAAGGCACGGTGCGTGGCATCATTGGCAACATCGCCATTCACATCCGTGAAGATCGGGACAATGAAAAAGCGCCGAAGGTGCATGAGCTGTGGATTGACATCGGCGCACGCAGCGCGGGCGAAGTCAGCGATGCAGGTATCCGCGTGGGCCACCCTGCGGTGTATTCAGACACGGTGGAGGAGGTCGGCGCGCATCGCCTGGTAGGCCGTGCTTTGGACAACCGCATCGGCGGATTCATCATCGCGGAGGTCATCGCGCGCCTCAGTAAGCGCAAGACACGCCTCCCCGCCTCCGTGATGGCGGTGAATGCCGTGCAGGAAGAGATCGGCGGCAATGGGGCGAAGATGGCCGCTCATCGGCTGATGCCAGATGTGGCCATCGTGCTGGATGTGACCCATGCCACGGACACCCCGAATGTAGATGTAAAGAAGCATGGCGAAGTGACTCTGGGTGGCGGCCCCAGCCTCACCCATGGCAGCGCCAATCACCCCGAGGTGGTAAAGCGGTTGATGGCCGTGGCCGAGGAAAAAAAGATGCTCATCCAGCATGAATCCTCTTCCCGTTTCACCGGCACGGATACGGATGTCATCTTCACCCAGCAGCACGGCATCCCCAGTGCCCTCGTCTCCCTGCCGCTGCGCTACATGCACAGCGTGGTGGAGATGGCCGACCTGCGGGATGTGGAGCAGGTAATCGACCTTTTGGTAGGATTCGCCGAAAGCGTCACGGATAAAGATGCCTTCCGCGTGGAGCTGTAG
- a CDS encoding RNA polymerase sigma factor, whose amino-acid sequence MERELADHLESLHADAYGWALHCCAGDFSRAEEVLQNAYLKLASGRSRPAGASSFKTWWFGVIRYTAHEEFRRLRYRESLLGKLWLQISGDFQDPRPSPSHQAELDEQTLQLRAALAQLPTRQAEVLHLVFYQDLTLSEAAVVMKVGLGSVRQHYERGKARLRSLLQTSDSDHENLLR is encoded by the coding sequence ATGGAGCGCGAACTTGCCGATCACCTCGAATCTCTGCACGCCGATGCCTACGGCTGGGCACTGCATTGCTGTGCAGGGGACTTTTCGCGGGCGGAAGAGGTGCTACAAAACGCCTACTTGAAGCTCGCCTCGGGGCGCAGTCGGCCTGCGGGAGCTTCTTCATTCAAGACGTGGTGGTTTGGCGTCATTCGCTACACCGCCCACGAGGAGTTTCGGCGGCTGCGCTACCGCGAATCCCTGCTGGGGAAACTTTGGCTGCAGATCAGTGGCGATTTTCAGGACCCACGCCCCTCTCCCTCGCATCAGGCGGAGCTGGACGAACAAACTTTGCAACTGCGAGCTGCCCTAGCCCAGTTGCCGACCCGTCAGGCAGAGGTGCTGCACCTAGTTTTTTATCAGGACCTCACATTGAGCGAGGCCGCTGTCGTGATGAAGGTCGGCCTGGGTTCCGTGCGACAGCATTACGAACGAGGCAAGGCCCGCCTGCGCAGTCTCCTACAAACCTCCGATTCCGATCATGAAAACCTCCTCCGATAA